From Virgibacillus ihumii, the proteins below share one genomic window:
- a CDS encoding O-antigen ligase family protein: MSYQKYGIFLLLIYFPVRTLLIELIPLLRFFGDVVIIGMFLHIFLRDPIALLKKYRFTGYFLAFTAVGAIVALLNGVTPMAVAIQLRTFVVPFLLIYIVGEMRLGSQTKFLHQIVSISFVMGVIVSLHGLIAKISHRTLLMPDSWEAWDLAAINSGRIYGALGNPNILATYLCIVFFLVIFFRKQFTWHTYAGLILIAGTVVLTYSRGALLAFAIGLIVISLLRKNWRMIGRTVFAFAVAVMLIYLPANAMSTLTSGGMTGPAAELPDADTMDASLFVERFLEMFSGETIEKSAGSGRIYIFLKGMEIFLDHPLVGTGFGTYGDTASLFYASPIYDEYNVRDELYTDNQYMQILVETGVVGVVLVLLFFWRSIGVGGGVYFFFLIAGTVAGLVYNILEDKTFVLYLFVFLGLGLRRWDE; the protein is encoded by the coding sequence ATGTCTTATCAAAAGTACGGTATTTTTTTGCTGCTGATTTACTTTCCGGTACGTACATTATTGATCGAACTTATTCCGCTGCTTCGATTCTTTGGTGATGTCGTCATTATCGGGATGTTTTTACATATATTTCTGCGGGATCCGATTGCTTTGCTGAAAAAATACCGGTTTACCGGATACTTTTTGGCATTTACAGCAGTTGGTGCGATTGTAGCCCTGTTGAATGGAGTCACACCAATGGCGGTGGCAATTCAGTTGCGGACGTTTGTCGTGCCTTTTTTACTGATTTATATTGTCGGGGAAATGCGGTTAGGATCGCAGACCAAGTTTTTGCACCAGATCGTTTCGATTTCATTTGTAATGGGCGTAATCGTTTCCCTGCACGGCCTGATTGCCAAAATCTCGCACCGGACGTTGCTGATGCCGGACAGCTGGGAGGCATGGGATCTGGCTGCCATCAACAGCGGCAGAATCTACGGAGCGCTCGGCAACCCGAACATTTTGGCAACGTACCTGTGCATCGTGTTCTTTCTGGTGATTTTTTTCCGGAAGCAGTTTACGTGGCATACATACGCCGGTCTGATTTTAATTGCCGGAACGGTGGTACTCACCTATTCGCGCGGGGCATTACTGGCATTTGCGATTGGACTTATCGTCATAAGTCTGTTACGAAAAAACTGGCGGATGATCGGACGGACAGTATTTGCCTTCGCAGTAGCGGTCATGCTCATCTATCTGCCGGCAAATGCTATGTCTACGCTGACTTCCGGGGGAATGACAGGACCGGCCGCAGAGCTTCCTGATGCGGATACCATGGATGCCAGCCTGTTTGTTGAGCGGTTTCTGGAGATGTTTTCCGGCGAAACCATTGAAAAAAGTGCCGGCAGCGGGCGAATTTATATCTTCTTAAAAGGGATGGAGATTTTCCTAGATCACCCGTTAGTCGGAACCGGATTCGGAACATACGGCGACACTGCTTCCCTATTTTATGCATCCCCGATATATGATGAATACAACGTCAGGGACGAGTTGTACACCGACAATCAATACATGCAAATATTGGTTGAAACCGGAGTGGTCGGTGTGGTGTTAGTGCTGTTGTTTTTCTGGCGGTCGATTGGCGTTGGAGGCGGGGTTTATTTCTTTTTTCTTATTGCTGGAACAGTTGCAGGTCTCGTTTATAACATTTTGGAGGACAAGACGTTTGTGCTTTATCTGTTTGTGTTTCTTGGTTTAGGATTGAGGCGCTGGGATGAGTAA
- the murJ gene encoding murein biosynthesis integral membrane protein MurJ, translating to MSNMLRSFGIITILSIIGKLLGFGREALIAAYFGTSKVADVFFMANIIPLIMFTAIGTAIQAGIIPLYMKDRESNLKLASSNLNMIGSVFIWAAVGFSLFTFIFADSIIQLMAPGFSHEQLELGAVLTKILAPTIILLTFMAISTGVLHSRKHFLLPALSPAVQNIFVILAIVFLSVRYGVIGLTIGVLSGVFVQFVIQFPSLRKSGFRLKVHFTPELRRRLMLFIPIIAAALFLQLNDVVDRIITSTLASGSVAAINYASRLVWIPVSLIMTPLITVFYPALVEKTSMSGEGFIQMVKRGMFLILVIAIPFEIIMLLEGKQVVEFAFQRGVFGDEALELTWSAFFFFAVALPFFAIRDFLMNALYAVRQFQAAMYACMIGLIINAGLSFLLASVIGIGGVALATSVSMVMTVIFLFLTLKKLYDFSVDGFMLRIFKVVLISVVAWFAGYVCDFSIEKELAGIIATSIIVFLIYGLLLWLGDVIKRDDITEFRKGK from the coding sequence ATGAGTAATATGTTGCGTTCGTTTGGCATCATTACCATACTGTCCATCATCGGAAAATTACTCGGGTTCGGCCGTGAAGCGTTGATTGCCGCATATTTTGGAACATCAAAAGTTGCAGATGTTTTTTTCATGGCAAACATTATTCCGCTTATTATGTTTACAGCAATCGGAACCGCAATCCAGGCCGGAATTATTCCCCTTTATATGAAGGATAGGGAGAGCAATTTAAAATTGGCCAGCAGCAATCTGAATATGATTGGGTCCGTTTTTATATGGGCAGCTGTCGGATTTAGCCTATTTACGTTTATATTTGCAGATTCTATCATACAGTTGATGGCGCCCGGATTTTCACATGAACAACTGGAACTGGGCGCTGTCTTAACTAAAATACTCGCCCCAACCATTATTCTCTTAACGTTCATGGCAATTTCGACAGGGGTGCTGCACTCGCGTAAACATTTTCTCTTGCCTGCTCTTTCCCCTGCTGTACAGAACATTTTCGTCATCCTGGCGATCGTCTTCTTATCAGTCCGCTATGGTGTCATCGGGTTGACGATAGGAGTGCTTTCGGGGGTGTTCGTGCAGTTTGTCATTCAATTCCCGTCACTGCGGAAATCCGGCTTTCGTCTGAAGGTACATTTTACACCTGAACTAAGAAGACGGCTGATGCTGTTTATCCCAATCATTGCCGCTGCGCTTTTTCTGCAGTTAAATGACGTCGTTGACCGCATCATTACATCCACCTTGGCATCAGGAAGTGTCGCCGCCATAAATTACGCAAGCAGGCTCGTCTGGATTCCTGTCAGTCTGATTATGACCCCATTAATTACAGTCTTTTATCCAGCATTGGTCGAAAAAACATCCATGTCCGGGGAAGGATTTATTCAGATGGTCAAGCGTGGAATGTTTTTAATTCTTGTGATTGCCATCCCATTTGAAATCATCATGCTTCTGGAAGGAAAACAGGTGGTGGAATTCGCTTTCCAGCGGGGCGTATTTGGGGATGAAGCATTGGAGCTGACTTGGAGTGCCTTCTTCTTTTTCGCAGTCGCCCTGCCATTTTTTGCAATAAGGGACTTTTTAATGAATGCCCTGTATGCCGTACGTCAATTCCAAGCAGCAATGTATGCATGCATGATTGGACTTATCATTAACGCTGGACTAAGTTTCCTTCTGGCATCTGTAATTGGCATAGGGGGTGTGGCTCTTGCAACCAGTGTCTCCATGGTTATGACCGTAATATTTTTATTTTTGACTTTGAAAAAATTATACGACTTTTCAGTGGATGGATTTATGTTACGGATTTTTAAAGTAGTGCTGATTTCCGTTGTCGCATGGTTTGCAGGTTACGTATGTGACTTTTCAATTGAGAAGGAGCTTGCAGGAATTATAGCAACCAGTATCATAGTATTTCTGATATATGGTCTGCTGCTGTGGCTGGGTGATGTTATTAAAAGAGATGACATTACGGAATTCAGGAAGGGTAAGTAA
- a CDS encoding glycerophosphodiester phosphodiesterase: protein MTLNFAHRGSMTEAPENTIPAFQKALEHGAQAIELDVQLTKDDELVVCHDHHFRRYNKNVKGKIRSFTLEEIKQIDVGSKKGEEFAGISLPTLEEVLNLCPSEIMLNVEIKNIPVIYEGIEDILIHTLDRHHRLDNVIISSFDHVALKKVQEINPEIPLGMLFYYRILNPWDYAKNSGLNINSIHPNQIYTDQTFVEECKKLGYKVYPYTVNGQKQYEKLLDYGVDGVFSNWPDIFGT, encoded by the coding sequence ATGACACTGAATTTTGCCCACCGCGGGTCAATGACGGAAGCACCGGAAAATACGATTCCCGCTTTTCAAAAAGCACTGGAACACGGCGCACAGGCGATTGAATTGGATGTTCAGCTTACCAAGGATGATGAGCTGGTTGTTTGCCATGATCATCATTTTAGGCGGTACAATAAGAACGTTAAAGGAAAAATAAGAAGTTTCACCCTTGAGGAAATTAAACAAATTGATGTAGGATCCAAAAAAGGTGAAGAGTTTGCAGGAATATCACTGCCCACTCTTGAGGAAGTGCTGAATCTCTGTCCTTCCGAAATCATGTTAAATGTGGAAATCAAAAATATTCCGGTCATCTATGAAGGAATTGAAGATATACTGATCCATACACTCGACCGTCACCATCGGCTGGACAATGTAATTATTTCTTCTTTCGACCATGTTGCATTGAAAAAAGTCCAGGAGATCAATCCGGAAATCCCACTAGGCATGCTATTCTATTATCGCATCCTTAACCCTTGGGATTACGCTAAAAATAGTGGACTTAACATCAACAGTATCCATCCGAATCAAATCTACACTGATCAAACGTTTGTTGAGGAATGCAAAAAACTGGGGTATAAAGTATATCCGTACACAGTGAATGGTCAGAAACAATATGAAAAATTATTGGATTACGGTGTGGATGGTGTCTTTTCAAATTGGCCGGATATCTTTGGAACTTAA
- a CDS encoding C39 family peptidase, which yields MGQKCFNLIIVGLFFLFIFPVTAVYAEDQDEPPQEKTGEEKKQNETTTSGQDSTEDEAANKEKDSSDGNDEKKKPENGDGEHTDKEKDSTKTEEKERGEIPDKNEPKDEDGKETSDNAASTPDNEKDTSEKNDKNKKKSEKDGTNKSKTDQTPETDTKRADKDAEPKSKDQKKNTFQKKFKKGIIKKGNIKYYIDDKGIIKYAKVLENKQVVQIREYYPGTSVQDKEKAIKLKFNVNTQGYLINALNLDKSTQALTEAYTFYPETAYQQRNGNKKYEFIIDNNGNIQVAMKYKQGTNREIVYYKYYPGTKYGQQGDNIKYRFDMTESGYIDDAAKYREGTQRSIVHYKYYPQTRYGQQGDNIKYRFDMTESGYIDDAAKYKESTQRSIVYYKYYPQTRYGQQGNNIKYRFDMTESGYIYDAAKYKEGTQRSIVYYKYYPRTQYGQQGDNIKYRFDMTINGYVDDAAKYKEGTQRSIVYYKYYPRTQYGQQGDNIKYRFDMTTNGYIDDAAKYKEGTQRSIVYYKYYPRTQYGDQGDNIKFRFSINRNGYIKYASKKEKGSSHTLVWYEYEPRTVYGQNHGSRIIGKTLNVTVIEQLPELPTGCEITAVTMMLRYSGSDAGKLELADQMPRHRWNPDKGYVGNPYTVNGWTIHPPALMRLIEIHAGNAVNLTGTTNHGLETRLSYNKPVVAWVSPMHGFTVHAITLIGYDKNNFYYNDPWTGQRNVKISKNEFFRLWNDQNRRAISY from the coding sequence ATGGGACAAAAGTGTTTTAATTTAATAATAGTTGGCTTATTTTTTTTATTCATTTTTCCGGTAACTGCCGTGTATGCAGAAGACCAGGATGAGCCGCCGCAGGAGAAAACAGGAGAAGAGAAAAAACAGAACGAAACGACAACTAGCGGACAGGATTCTACGGAAGATGAAGCAGCAAATAAAGAAAAGGACTCATCCGATGGAAATGACGAAAAGAAAAAACCGGAAAATGGTGATGGAGAACATACTGATAAGGAAAAAGACTCTACAAAAACAGAGGAAAAAGAACGGGGTGAAATCCCCGATAAGAATGAACCAAAAGATGAAGACGGTAAAGAGACTTCAGATAATGCTGCATCAACTCCTGACAACGAGAAGGATACTTCCGAAAAAAATGATAAAAACAAGAAAAAATCTGAAAAAGATGGTACAAATAAATCCAAAACAGATCAAACGCCGGAAACTGATACAAAAAGGGCAGATAAGGATGCCGAACCGAAATCAAAAGATCAGAAAAAGAATACATTCCAAAAGAAGTTTAAAAAAGGAATTATTAAAAAAGGAAATATTAAGTACTACATAGATGATAAAGGTATTATTAAATATGCTAAGGTTCTGGAAAATAAGCAAGTGGTTCAAATAAGGGAATATTATCCTGGAACGTCTGTGCAGGATAAAGAAAAAGCGATAAAATTAAAGTTTAATGTGAATACACAGGGATACTTGATAAATGCGTTGAATTTGGATAAATCGACACAAGCCTTAACTGAAGCTTATACATTTTATCCGGAGACCGCTTACCAGCAAAGGAATGGAAATAAAAAGTATGAATTCATTATAGATAATAACGGAAATATTCAGGTTGCAATGAAGTATAAACAGGGAACTAACAGGGAGATAGTTTACTATAAATATTATCCGGGGACAAAATACGGTCAGCAGGGAGATAATATTAAGTATCGCTTTGATATGACTGAGAGTGGCTATATCGATGATGCAGCCAAATACAGGGAAGGCACACAGCGTTCAATAGTTCACTATAAATACTATCCGCAAACACGCTATGGTCAGCAGGGAGACAATATCAAATACCGCTTTGATATGACTGAGAGTGGCTATATTGATGATGCAGCCAAATACAAGGAAAGCACACAGCGTTCAATAGTTTACTATAAATACTATCCGCAAACACGCTATGGTCAGCAGGGGAACAATATCAAATACCGCTTTGATATGACTGAGAGTGGCTATATCTATGATGCGGCTAAATACAAAGAAGGCACGCAGCGTTCAATAGTTTACTATAAATACTATCCGCGCACACAATATGGTCAGCAGGGAGATAATATTAAGTACCGCTTCGATATGACTATCAATGGTTATGTTGATGATGCAGCAAAATACAAGGAAGGTACGCAGCGTTCGATTGTTTATTATAAATACTATCCGCGCACACAATATGGTCAGCAGGGAGATAATATTAAGTACCGCTTCGATATGACTACCAATGGTTATATTGATGATGCAGCAAAATACAAGGAAGGTACGCAGCGTTCAATAGTTTACTATAAATATTATCCGCGCACACAATATGGTGACCAGGGAGACAATATTAAATTTCGTTTTAGTATAAATAGGAATGGTTATATTAAGTATGCTTCTAAAAAAGAAAAAGGCAGTTCACATACACTGGTCTGGTATGAGTACGAGCCGCGAACTGTCTACGGACAAAATCATGGCTCAAGAATTATCGGAAAAACATTAAATGTTACTGTAATTGAACAGCTTCCCGAATTACCAACTGGTTGTGAAATCACAGCAGTTACTATGATGCTGCGCTATTCCGGTTCAGATGCGGGCAAGCTGGAACTCGCCGACCAAATGCCAAGACATCGATGGAATCCGGACAAAGGCTATGTAGGAAATCCTTACACGGTGAATGGATGGACGATCCATCCCCCCGCATTAATGCGGTTAATCGAAATACATGCAGGAAACGCAGTAAATTTAACCGGCACTACAAATCATGGACTTGAAACAAGGCTATCCTACAATAAGCCTGTAGTAGCCTGGGTATCCCCGATGCATGGATTTACTGTTCATGCAATTACGTTGATTGGTTATGATAAAAATAATTTTTATTATAATGACCCGTGGACTGGCCAGCGAAATGTTAAAATCAGTAAAAATGAGTTTTTCAGGCTTTGGAATGACCAGAACAGACGGGCAATTTCCTATTAA